The following is a genomic window from Sedimenticola thiotaurini.
TGATGCTGGGGATTCAACGCATCGAGGATGCGTTGGAGAAGAGTCGCACCGGGGGGCTGCCAGCCGGCGTGGGCAAGTTGTTGCGCAATGAACTGTTGGCCCGGTACATCACGGTTCGCCAGGTCTATCCCCAGCAGCCAAACATCCATCAGATGATCGTACAGGCTGAGGAACGGGCCCGGCTGGAGCCGGAGGGTGCCACCTCAGTAAACTCGAACGCCTTCACCTCCGCTGAATCCCTCAATCGTTACATTAAAGGGCTGAATGAAATCTACGGGCTACTGGAAGGCCGCCGGTTAGGAACCCGCTTAGTCGCCGCCGATCGAAACGCCATGCAATTGAAACTGGTGGAGTTTCAGCTCATGGCAGCCAGCAGCTACTACACCCGGGAGGTAACAGCCTATGCCCAGTCAAATGACTGGCCGAACGCAATCCGGGCGGCCCGTGCACTGGACTCGTTCATGATGACCCGACCCAGAAGCAGCCCCACGGCGGTTCGTTTGAGAAACGAATCCAGGGAGCTGTTACAGGCGGTGAGTGAACTGCGTATGCCGGGGGGACAGACTGCCAGTGACAATCAGCAGGATGCCTGATCCCAATCTCCTGTCAGGTTGATCTTCCACGCTCAAACCCGGTTTCTTCGCTGCCGGCGGTAAGCCGACCATGTATAATCTCCGCACTCTCCCGGAAGCCTGGTGGCCCGATCCCCACCACTGTCGGGATAAATCAATGCCCAGTAGATGCGGATAACAAACATGGAAAATCGTGATATTAAATCCCTGCTTTCCAGTGACAGTGCCATTGGTAACCAAGTGACCGTTCGTGGCTGGGTGCGTTCCCGGCGGGACTCCAAGGCCGGTATCTCTTTCATTCATCTCTACGACGGCTCCTGCTTTGACCCGATCCAGGCGGTGGTCCCCGACACGCTGTCCAATTACCAGCAGGATGTACTTAAAATCACTACCGGCTGTGCGGTTGAGATTAGCGGCGTGTTGAGCGAGTCGGCCGGTAAGGGGCAGTCCTGTGAGATCCAGGCCAGCGCGGTTACCGTTATGGGCTGGGTGGATGATCCCGATACCTACCCCATTGCCAAGAAACGTCATACCTTCGAGTACCTGCGTCAGGTGGCCCATCTGCGACCCCGCACCAACGCATTTGGCGCCATCTCCCGGGTTCGTACCACGCTCTCCAGTGCTATCCATCGCTATTTCCATGAGCGGGGCTATCATTGGGTCAACACGCCGATCATCACCGCCAGTGATTGTGAAGGGGCAGGGGAGATGTTCCGGGTCAGTACCCTGGATCTGGCTAACTTGCCACGAGCCACGGACGGGTCGGTCGATTTCGAGGAGGATTTTTTCGGCCGCGAGGCGTTCCTGACCGTCTCCGGTCAGCTGAACGCGGAGGCCTATGCCCTGGCACTGAGCAAGGTGTACACCTTTGGTCCCACCTTCCGTGCTGAGAACTCCAATACCAGCCGCCATCTGGCGGAGTTCTGGATGGTTGAGCCGGAGGTGGCCTTCGCCGATCTGAATGATAACGCGGCGCTGGCGGAGGATTTCCTTAAATACATCTTCAGGGCTGTACTGGAAGAGCGGCCGGATGATATGGCCTTCTTTGCCCAACGGGTCGACAAGGGGGCCATTGAGCGACTGGAGTCGGTGGTGCAGAGCGATTTTGAATATATGGATTACGCGGATGCGATCGACATTCTGCGCAACAGTGGTGAATCATTTGTGTTCCCGGTTGAGTGGGGGCTGGATCTGCAGTCGGAACATGAACAGTACCTGGCGGAGAAACATGTGGGGCGACCGGTAATCCTGATGAACTATCCCGCCTCTATCAAGGCGTTCTACATGCGTATGAATGATGATGGGGAAACCGTTGCCGCCATGGATGTACTGGCGCCGGGTATTGGCGAGATCATCGGTGGCAGCCAGCGCGAGGAGCGCCTGGATGTGCTGGACCGACGCATTGCTGAGTTGGGTATCCAGGGCGATATGGGCTGGTACCGGGATCTGCGGCGCTACGGCACCGTACCCCATTCAGGATTCGGTATGGGCTTCGAGCGGGTGGTGAACTATGTAACCGGTATGGAGAATATCCGTGATGCCATCCCGTTCCCCCGGACCCCCAAGCATGCCCCGTTTTAGTGGAGCCTGTTGGCCGGTCGGAACGGCGCCGTAGTATAAAAACCGCTTTGACCAGAGAGGGTTACGGGCGGGTTTTACGATCCTCCGACCTGTTCTGCTCAGCAAACTCGTTGATCCACTGCTGCATGAAGATCAGCACCACCGTGTGCAGCACCGCCAGAATCAGGCCGATACTGGCGGCCACTGCCAGCAGGGGTAAGGGCAGCAGACCGGCGAACAGCAAAGAGGCGATAAAGCAGCCCACCACCAGCTGACCGGAGCGAAATATATAACGTCGCATGAAGGGCTGGATCTGCAGCAGGTTATTGCGACGTATGCGCGCTTTTTCGTGCCGGGTTGCCTGTGGACCGGCTACCTGACGGGGTAACGCGAGGGGTGAATAGTACCTGGCGATCAGCTTTATCAATGAGACTCCGTTCTGCTGCACAATCAGACCCCGGTTGATGAGGGTTTAATCAGACTTAACTATAGTCGCGATTGATCCCGGGCAGAAGTGGCTGGATCAATTGAGCAGGGGACAGCTCTTCGGCCGACAGGGTGTCGCCGGCCGAAGAGCCCTTTCGAGCCCTATTCAGCCACAGCACTTGCCGCTTGTGCTGCTATCTCCACTGCAACAACCGGCTTCTGGGGCGGCACCTGTCAACCAGCTCGCAATGGCCTCTTTTGACGGGATGCCGCCGGCGTGGACCACCTGCCCATCCAACACCACACCGGGTGTGCTCATCACGCCATACTGCATGATCTCGCTCAGCTCCTCCACCTTCTCCAGGGCGACTTCCACCCCGGCACTCTGGGCTGCCTCTTCGATCAGCCGGAGGGTGGTTTTGCAGTTGGCACAGCCGGTGCCGAGTACCTTGATATTCTTCATTGCGGTTCTCCTAACGGAAAGATTAAACGAAAGCGAAGTAGTGATCCGTATCAGATCAATATGTTGAACAGGTAGCCGACCACCAGGATGCCGCTGGCGACGACACCGACAAAGGTGGCGATCAGTGGCAGCTTGAGCACTTTGCGCAGAATCAGCACCTCCGGCAGTGACAGGGCGATCACCGCCATCATAAAGGCCAGGGTGGTGCCGAGGGCGGCGCCCTTGCCGATCAGCGCTTCCACCACCGGGATGATACCGGCCGCATTCGTGTACATGGGTACGCCCATAACCACGGCAGCAGGCACCGACCACCAGGCCTCCTTACCCATGAACGAGGCCATGAAGTCCTCGGGTACATAACCATGGATGGCGGCGCCGACCCCGATACCGATCAGGATGTAGGGCCAGACTTTACCCACAATCTCTTTCACATGCTGCCAACCGGCCTGGAAGCGGGCTTCCCAGCTTAAACCGGCGCTGTTGACCGGCATATTGTTGCCAGCCTGTATATCCCGTACCCAATCCTGCAGGTGTTTCTCCATGCCGAGCCGGCCGATCACTAAACCGGCAAAAATCGCCACTGTCAGTCCCAGGCCAAGATAGAGCGCCGCTACCTGCCAGCCAAACAGGCCGAGCAGCAGTGCCAGGGCGATCTCATTGACCATGGGTGCGGCGATCAGAAATGAGAAGGTGATTCCCAGTGGTACACCGGCGGAGAGGAAGCCGATAAACAGTGGGACCGCCGAGCAGGAGCAGAACGGGGTGACGATCCCGAGCAGTGCCGCCAGGGTGTTGCCCAATCCGAGACGTCTGCCCGCCAGCAGGGCGCGGGTGCGTTCCGGGGCGAAATAGGTCTGGACAATACCCATCAGGAAGACGATACCGATCAGCAGCAGCAGCACCTTGGGCGTGTCATAGAAGAAGAAATGGACGGCCTCGCCCAGGTGAGTGGTACGATCCAGGCCAACCAGGGAGAGGATCAGATCGGCGAAATCGGTCAGATGAAAATAGATCAGAAACCAGACCGGCACGGCAACGGCCAGGCCGATCAGCCAGGAGAGGGTTTTCGATGCGGGACGCGCCTGGATCGATTCCCGGGTAGTGTCGTTCACGATGGTGTCTCCAAATAGTCGTTATAGCTAAGAATTATCTAATCAGTAGACGAACCACAAGGCAGAAGGATGCAGTTTTTTTTCATTCCGTTCCGGTCGACCGGTGGTGAGGCTGTCGGGGTCTAGGGGTTGGAGGTGGGATCCGGCGGCCGGGGAGTGAAGCAGCAGACGCTGCCATTCTCGTCATAACGCACCTGACAGGCTTTCTTCAGGTGGGACTTGAGGCGTTGTCGGGCCCGCTGGATGCGGGATTTGGCACCGGCTGTGGTGAGGCCCTTCATGCGGGCGTACTCCACCTGGCTGATGCCCTCGATATCACACAGGGTGATCACCTCGCTGTCCGACGGTGATAACTCCCGGAGGGCACGGGGCAGACACTGGCTCAGGTCATCCACTATGGGTGTCTCATGGGCCGCTGCATGGGGATGCTCATCGTCGATTGCCTCATGGGTCTTGTGACTGCGGTGATAGTCGATGAGACGATTTCTTGCCACCCGGAACAGCCAGGCGCGGCTGTTCTCCAGAGTGCAGAAGTGACTGCCGGCCGCCAATGCCTTGAGGAAGGTGTCCTGCAACAGATCCTCCGCCACGGTTGTATCCTGCAGCCGGTTGTTCAGATAGCGTCGCAGTTCAGCTTCGTGGTTGGCCCAGGCGGTCAGAACACAGTTCATGGGATTGGGTGTCTCTCCGGTATCAATCGACGAAAATCGGGCGCCCGGTTTCCCGGGCGCTTCTGATAGATCAGCAGGTTACAGCCTGTGCCGGCGCTCGAGCTGTCGGGGTGATACTGCTGGACGGATTACATTCAGAGCAGCAGGATGCCCAGCAGTCCGGTCAACACCGGATATATCCAGCTGTTGTCCGGGGTCGGGTCGATGCGCTGGGTCGCTCCCCAGGGGCCTTCGAAACCATCCGGCTCCACGTAACGGACCCTGAAATAACGTACCTGGCCAGATACCGGTTGCAGGGTCAGCCGGGGTTCATCAGGCGACGCTTCCAGCAGCAGTTCGGTAAATTCCGGGTCGGCCGCCAGCTGTACCTGGTAACGCTGCCCCCCGATACCGGGCCGCCAACTGGTGGTAATGCCCGATTCGGTCACCGTCATACTGGCTTCCGGTTTGGCCGGGATCGGTTTGATCTGCCAATGTCTGCTGTCACTGACCGGCCCCTGCTCACCAGAAGCGTCGAATGAGTAGAGCCGCCAGTAGTAATCCCCCGGCGCTGTCAATTCCCCGGTTCCAAACTGGGTGGTGGTGAGATTCGACTGGTCGACCAGCAGATTCTCGAATGCCGCGTCCGTGGCAATCTGCAGCCGATAGCCGACCGCATCGGAAGAGGCGCTCCACTTCAGCTCAGGCTGCTGACCACGAAACAGTTGCGCATCATTGGGGGATAGGGGGATGGGCGGTTGGGGCCGGGCATCCAGGGTGAACGGCTGGACCTGGTGAAGTCCCTCCAGTTCCAGGTCATCAATACCCCGCACCCGGAAATAGTAATCGCCGTCGGGCAGGTCCGGCAGGGGCACCCGTGTGCTGCTCACCTGTTGCTGCCAGAGCGGTGACAGGAAGTCGGCTGTCCGGGAGATCTCCGCCCGGTAACCCTGGGCATTCTCCAATGGCTGCCAGGTGACCGGCCAGTTCAGCTGTTCAATCTTCTCCGGCAGCGGCTCGATGCTGGGTGGTGGCAGCAGTTTACGCGGTGGCAGGGGCGGCTTGCCCGCTTCTACCCGGGTTCCGTAGCTGGCCGGCAGCAGGCGGGTCTGCTGATCGCCCGAGACCGCCACCTGGCCCTTCAGCACCT
Proteins encoded in this region:
- the asnS gene encoding asparagine--tRNA ligase yields the protein MENRDIKSLLSSDSAIGNQVTVRGWVRSRRDSKAGISFIHLYDGSCFDPIQAVVPDTLSNYQQDVLKITTGCAVEISGVLSESAGKGQSCEIQASAVTVMGWVDDPDTYPIAKKRHTFEYLRQVAHLRPRTNAFGAISRVRTTLSSAIHRYFHERGYHWVNTPIITASDCEGAGEMFRVSTLDLANLPRATDGSVDFEEDFFGREAFLTVSGQLNAEAYALALSKVYTFGPTFRAENSNTSRHLAEFWMVEPEVAFADLNDNAALAEDFLKYIFRAVLEERPDDMAFFAQRVDKGAIERLESVVQSDFEYMDYADAIDILRNSGESFVFPVEWGLDLQSEHEQYLAEKHVGRPVILMNYPASIKAFYMRMNDDGETVAAMDVLAPGIGEIIGGSQREERLDVLDRRIAELGIQGDMGWYRDLRRYGTVPHSGFGMGFERVVNYVTGMENIRDAIPFPRTPKHAPF
- a CDS encoding thioredoxin family protein, which produces MKNIKVLGTGCANCKTTLRLIEEAAQSAGVEVALEKVEELSEIMQYGVMSTPGVVLDGQVVHAGGIPSKEAIASWLTGAAPEAGCCSGDSSTSGKCCG
- a CDS encoding permease, encoding MNDTTRESIQARPASKTLSWLIGLAVAVPVWFLIYFHLTDFADLILSLVGLDRTTHLGEAVHFFFYDTPKVLLLLIGIVFLMGIVQTYFAPERTRALLAGRRLGLGNTLAALLGIVTPFCSCSAVPLFIGFLSAGVPLGITFSFLIAAPMVNEIALALLLGLFGWQVAALYLGLGLTVAIFAGLVIGRLGMEKHLQDWVRDIQAGNNMPVNSAGLSWEARFQAGWQHVKEIVGKVWPYILIGIGVGAAIHGYVPEDFMASFMGKEAWWSVPAAVVMGVPMYTNAAGIIPVVEALIGKGAALGTTLAFMMAVIALSLPEVLILRKVLKLPLIATFVGVVASGILVVGYLFNILI
- the sigZ gene encoding RNA polymerase sigma factor SigZ, with protein sequence MNCVLTAWANHEAELRRYLNNRLQDTTVAEDLLQDTFLKALAAGSHFCTLENSRAWLFRVARNRLIDYHRSHKTHEAIDDEHPHAAAHETPIVDDLSQCLPRALRELSPSDSEVITLCDIEGISQVEYARMKGLTTAGAKSRIQRARQRLKSHLKKACQVRYDENGSVCCFTPRPPDPTSNP
- a CDS encoding FecR family protein — protein: MQFTGIRRRWWTGLIGIGLMIAGVNAHAEDWVYTVVPGDNLWNFCQKYLHKVGYWKQLQQINRIENPRRMRPGSRVKVPMKWIRVNAAHAEIVTLRGTAALLRPDGTRDTELAPGSRISLGDQLETGPESNVTVRFADQSLITLHAQSSIRFDHLSAYGETGMVDTRLHLIKGRSDTRITPASGPGSRFEIHTPSAISAVRGTEYRLSNRPQLQASTFEVLKGQVAVSGDQQTRLLPASYGTRVEAGKPPLPPRKLLPPPSIEPLPEKIEQLNWPVTWQPLENAQGYRAEISRTADFLSPLWQQQVSSTRVPLPDLPDGDYYFRVRGIDDLELEGLHQVQPFTLDARPQPPIPLSPNDAQLFRGQQPELKWSASSDAVGYRLQIATDAAFENLLVDQSNLTTTQFGTGELTAPGDYYWRLYSFDASGEQGPVSDSRHWQIKPIPAKPEASMTVTESGITTSWRPGIGGQRYQVQLAADPEFTELLLEASPDEPRLTLQPVSGQVRYFRVRYVEPDGFEGPWGATQRIDPTPDNSWIYPVLTGLLGILLL